The Coffea eugenioides isolate CCC68of chromosome 8, Ceug_1.0, whole genome shotgun sequence genome has a segment encoding these proteins:
- the LOC113780431 gene encoding uncharacterized protein LOC113780431, protein MASVFISWYFTSASAAKNHIRVFMPIVVCWFLWVARNQERCQGVRWEVDKIIRDVDYFWEQLGRANKLRRSHFVGDVDCELVQWIKSPSRRRAPCAIAWVKPPLGVLKFNSDASVVQGRATGGGLLRDGQGKLIFAFYKEFGEQDVLGAECMALLFGLQLCLKKGMRPSLVEVDSKALVQLVVSGAIAKWPLCNS, encoded by the coding sequence ATGGCGTCGGTTTTTATCTCTTGGTACTTCACTTCAGCTTCAGCGGCGAAAAATCATATTCGGGTTTTTATGCCAATAGTGGTGTGCTGGTTTCTTTGGGTAGCTAGGAACCAGGAGCGCTGTCAGGGAGTGCGGTGGGAGGTTGACAAGATAATCCGTGATGTGGATTATTTTTGGGAGCAGCTTGGGAGGGCAAATAAGCTTCGTCGGTCGCATTTCGTGGGGGATGTGGATTGTGAGTTGGTACAATGGATCAAGTCTCCTTCTAGGAGAAGGGCCCCGTGTGCGATTGCCTGGGTCAAACCGCCACTTGGTGTGCTGAAATTTAACTCGGACGCCAGTGTGGTTCAAGGTCGGGCCACGGGTGGAGGTCTGCTGCGTGATGGTCAGGGGAAATTGATTTTTGCTTTCTACAAGGAGTTCGGGGAACAGGATGTGTTAGGGGCGGAGTGTATGGCATTACTGTTTGGTCTGCAGTTGTGTTTAAAAAAGGGGATGCGTCCTTCGTTGGTAGAGGTGGACTCCAAGGCTTTGGTACAGTTGGTTGTGTCTGGGGCGATTGCTAAGTGGCCTCTGTGTAACAGCTGa
- the LOC113780433 gene encoding uncharacterized protein LOC113780433, whose protein sequence is MAAFPPPAGLMEGAQPLRSFAAVVADAGSEEGFNPGSISTYRGEPALRIAKKDIMQLALPFQHALVGRFSYSRPPMETVRKFFLSLGLKGECAVALLDDDHVLIRPTLEEDYTRLFVRRTWFIRSSPMSVSKWSLDFTANKEMSIAPVWVSFPGLPIPFFGRQVLKKLSSVLGRLLKIDAATGDLRRPSVARVLVEMDVTQEPVSRIWIGEEEYGFWQKVEYENWPEFCSFCERFGHEEQQCFKKHPTLKPTKISQPQQTLSRPTWVRRQGDAVRDIRKSGMEGGDGGAEAGISGQPEVRKDAGTTVDEGWTAAGEGSARRQIEMGDLDGNALAVVNGVGQEQEGRSESSTDDVGGEAVDSGGILALRVAQAGGVVATQETEAASVEIRNSFGILEKVGDEGAG, encoded by the coding sequence ATGGCGGCTTTTCCGCCGCCGGCAGGACTTATGGAGGGTGCGCAGCCTCTGAGGAGTTTTGCGGCTGTGGTAGCAGATGCAGGGAGCGAGGAGGGATTTAATCCTGGGTCAATATCTACGTATAGAGGGGAGCCTGCCCTCAGAATAGCGAAAAAAGATATCATGCAATTGGCTTTGCCGTTTCAGCATGCACTTGTGGGCAGATTCTCGTACAGCAGGCCCCCAATGGAGACTGTGCGGAAGTTCTTTCTTTCACTGGGTCTGAAGGGGGAGTGTGCGGTGGCTCTTTTAGATGATGACCACGTTCTCATCAGACCAACATTAGAGGAGGATTATACTCGACTTTTTGTCCGCCGTACGTGGTTCATAAGAAGCTCGCCTATGTCGGTATCAAAGTGGTCCTTGGATTTCACAGCCAACAAGGAAATGTCAATTGCACCGGTGTGGGTCAGTTTTCCTGGCTTACCCATACCCTTTTTTGGCCGACAGGTTCTGAAAAAGCTGTCCTCTGTTTTGGGTCGCCTACTGAAGATTGATGCAGCAACGGGAGATCTGCGGCGGCCATCGGTAGCACGGGTATTGGTGGAGATGGATGTTACGCAAGAGCCTGTGTCACGGATCTGGATCGGGGAGGAAGAGTATGGCTTCTGGCAGAAGGTTGAGTATGAGAATTGGCCTGAGTTTTGTTCTTTCTGTGAAAGATTTGGCCACGAAGAGCAACAGTGTTTTAAGAAGCACCCGACGTTGAAACCTACCAAGATTTCGCAACCACAGCAGACACTTTCTCGGCCAACATGGGTAAGGCGGCAGGGGGATGCTGTGCGGGACATTCGGAAGTCAGGAATGGAGGGAGGAGATGGAGGGGCTGAGGCAGGCATTTCTGGGCAGCCTGAGGTGCGGAAGGATGCAGGGACGACTGTGGATGAGGGATGGACGGCAGCGGGGGAGGGCTCCGCACGACGGCAGATAGAGATGGGGGACTTGGATGGAAATGCATTGGCAGTGGTTAACGGTGTGGGGCAGGAGCAGGAGGGGCGCAGCGAGTCGTCGACGGATGATGTAGGAGGGGAGGCAGTGGATTCAGGGGGGATACTGGCGTTGAGGGTTGCACAGGCAGGAGGTGTGGTGGCTACCCAGGAGACAGAGGCAGCGTCGGTAGAGATCAGAAACTCTTTTGGGATCCTTGAGAAAGTGGGTGATGAGGGTGCTGGGTGA
- the LOC113780434 gene encoding uncharacterized protein LOC113780434, translating to MSEDVQLDYVKRLLGFHSAASFVEGKIWVMWDLVFNISFSSLADQLVDMVISSSAGSFFLSAIYARCTRVARHPLWGAMENLAASRLGPWMVAGDFNIIAEASERLGGAPPNARNMEEFNHTLFKCELTSVEFDGPQYTWTNGRVWQRLDRALVNRDWAEQFAVSRVVHLARGRSDHAPLLIQCGSGRKGTSSFRFLNVWPRHSSFLGIVQEAWGKGDTSHTMSGFYRKLLGVRDKLRVWNKEVFGHIGNRVADLEKEMRTAELQYDTERTVESKIAYHEARATYMHQLAVECGFWRQKSRIKWIQEGDANTAFFHAVVRQRRASNYISRIRGPSGQWLTQVEDIKSSAVSFFESLFSSDRSIDRHPVLPFDLPQVTVGDNEKLLALPTLTEVRDVVFSICPDSAAGPDGFGSGFYQACWEIIKEDLVAAVQDYFKGGWLPKGVTSTSIVLIPKIQGASQWQDFRPISLCNVSSKIISKLVSNRLNQLLPRLISPWQSGFVPGRQIMDNILVTQEHAKELDRRLEVPNLMLKLDMEKAYDRVEWSFLLFMLRSFGFQEPVVDLFFRLVTNNWFSVLVNGKSAGFFKSTRGVRQGDPISPGLFVLVAEYFGKGLYSLFQQGRHRFFQAGGMRVPYLAFADDVIVFTRLSRETLQAVSAFFKQYQQYSGQKINVSKSGFVCSSGVSAAQVELVTRILGFQRQIFPLVYLGVPISRGRSSIVDFDGIIAKVRARVYHWSARLLSMGGKLILIKHVLSSMPLYLLQVLKPPKAVLVALGRIFNSFLWDKSHDAKRTHWAAWERLCFPTEEGGLGVRLLEDMVKAFTFKLWWRLRQRDSVWSDFIYSKYIGDRHPLQAEVARPSGTWKRLIGIRELAEVQITWSLGPGMVDFWLDTWCELGPLDALVPTDGDRPHFLVAEFLGREGWNRDRLLCWLPGNLVEVIVETPFDLDGHDQILWAKSATGFFSLSMAWELCRQRRDGLSLAGMIWNKGTPLKISFFAWRLMNNFVALDSVMRRRGLPVVSRCSCCLEEAETLPHLFVNGSVAREVWGHFAGMFGILHLPSDDIKLLWREWATSLIRISAHHIRCVLPLVVTWFIWQGRNKARFEGQAFSARKVIIEVSNFLHDLGRAKKMDKTQFNGDRDCVWARFASDGTRKRRPVVVAWERPPPLRYKLNTDASVVNGRASGGGVLRDSFGRVILAFYKEFGEKRVLQAEALAVLEGLLLCAAKGLRGILVEVDSAVLVSLVNSSAQGGWLLCNVLRRIRRLLDQVAMSFTHIFREANGVADRLAALQGGTTQVFESHLQLPREVRGCIAMDAAQIPSFRLVAQ from the coding sequence ATGTCGGAGGACGTCCAGTTAGATTATGTCAAACGATTGCTGGGTTTCCACTCGGCAGCATCCTTTGTGGAGGGGAAGATTTGGGTGATGTGGGACCTTGTATTTAACATCTCTTTTAGCTCACTAGCTGATCAGCTAGTGGACATGGTGATTAGCTCTTCTGCTGGTTCGTTTTTCCTCTCTGCAATATATGCCCGCTGCACCAGAGTTGCTAGACATCCACTCTGGGGGGCCATGGAGAATTTGGCCGCGTCAAGACTGGGGCCCTGGATGGTGGCTGGGGATTTTAATATCATCGCGGAGGCCTCAGAGCGGCTTGGGGGCGCACCACCAAATGCACGAAACATGGAGGAGTTTAACCACACTCTGTTTAAGTGTGAGCTTACCTCGGTGGAATTTGACGGCCCTCAATACACATGGACAAACGGGAGGGTGTGGCAGCGCTTAGATCGGGCGTTGGTTAACAGGGATTGGGCTGAACAGTTTGCAGTTTCTCGAGTGGTACATTTGGCGCGGGGCCGGTCTGATCATGCTCCCCTATTAATCCAGTGTGGGTCAGGAAGGAAAGGGACATCATCATTCAGGTTTCTCAATGTGTGGCCTCGACATAGTTCCTTTCTCGGGATTGTTCAGGAAGCATGGGGAAAGGGAGATACTTCGCATACCATGTCAGGGTTCTATAGAAAGTTGTTAGGGGTGCGAGACAAGCTGAGGGTATGGAATAAGGAAGTTTTTGGACATATTGGAAACCGAGTGGCGGACCTAGAGAAGGAAATGCGAACCGCGGAATTGCAGTATGATACGGAGAGGACGGTGGAATCAAAGATTGCATATCATGAGGCTCGGGCGACGTATATGCATCAATTGGCCGTTGAGTGTGGCTTTTGGCGTCAAAAATCGAGGATCAAATGGATTCAGGAGGGGGACGCAAATACGGCTTTCTTCCATGCGGTGGTTCGGCAACGGAGGGCCTCTAATTACATCTCTAGGATTCGGGGTCCGTCGGGGCAATGGCTTACTCAGGTTGAGGACATCAAGAGTTCGGCAGTATCTTTCTTTGAGTCCTTGTTCAGTTCAGATAGGAGTATTGATCGGCATCCCGTGCTGCCTTTTGACCTTCCACAGGTGACTGTAGGGGATAATGAGAAGCTACTGGCACTGCCAACATTAACGGAAGTGCGCGATGTGGTATTCTCGATCTGTCCAGATAGTGCCGCTGGGCCAGACGGCTTTGGATCAGGTTTCTATCAGGCATGTTGGGAGATAATTAAGGAGGACTTGGTGGCTGCAGTACAAGATTATTTTAAAGGGGGATGGCTACCAAAAGGGGTGACAAGTACGTCAATCGTGTTAATACCGAAAATTCAGGGGGCTTCTCAGTGGCAGGACTTTCGGCCCATCAGCCTATGTAACGTTAGCTCCAAGATTATTTCAAAGCTAGTGTCCAATAGGTTGAATCAGCTCCTTCCCCGCCTGATCTCTCCTTGGCAGTCGGGCTTTGTGCCGGGGCGCCAAATAATGGATAATATCCTTGTGACGCAGGAGCATGCAAAGGAGTTGGACCGTCGGTTGGAGGTTCCGAACCTCATGTTAAAGCTGGATATGGAAAAAGCATATGACAGAGTTGAGTGGTCCTTTCTCCTATTCATGCTGAGATCGTTTGGCTTCCAGGAACCAGTGGTGGATTTATTCTTTCGATTGGTCACAAATAACTGGTTTTCTGTCCTTGTAAATGGGAAGTCGGCTGGATTTTTTAAATCGACGAGGGGGGTCAGACAGGGGGATCCAATCTCCCCGGGGCTCTTTGTATTGGTTGCAGAGTATTTTGGCAAGGGCCTCTACTCCTTGTTTCAGCAAGGTCGACATAGGTTTTTTCAGGCTGGAGGAATGCGGGTACCATATCTGGCGTTCGCCGATGATGTAATTGTTTTCACCAGGCTTTCACGGGAGACTTTACAAGCGGTTAGTGCCTTCTTCAAGCAGTACCAGCAGTATTCTGGCCAGAAGATCAATGTGTCGAAGAGTGGTTTTGTGTGCTCGTCTGGGGTGTCGGCGGCACAAGTGGAGTTGGTGACTCGTATACTGGGGTTCCAGCGGCAAATTTTCCCGCTGGTATATCTTGGTGTCCCCATTTCTCGGGGTCGAAGTTCTATTGTTGATTTCGATGGGATTATCGCAAAGGTGAGGGCTCGGGTCTACCATTGGAGTGCGAGGTTGTTATCTATGGGGGGGAAACTAATTCTTATAAAGCACGTCTTGAGTTCGATGCCGCTATACCTTTTACAAGTGCTTAAGCCCCCCAAGGCAGTCTTAGTGGCCCTGGGACGAATTTTTAACTCCTTCTTATGGGACAAATCCCACGACGCTAAACGTACACATTGGGCGGCCTGGGAGCGGCTGTGCTTTCCCACAGAGGAAGGTGGATTGGGGGTCAGGTTGTTGGAGGATATGGTCAAAGCCTTCACGTTTAAGCTGTGGTGGAGATTACGCCAACGGGATTCCGTATGGTCGGACTTCATATATTCTAAGTACATCGGGGACCGGCATCCGTTGCAGGCGGAGGTGGCACGGCCGTCGGGGACGTGGAAACGGCTAATCGGCATACGCGAGTTGGCGGAGGTACAGATTACATGGAGTCTGGGACCAGGAATGGTAGATTTCTGGTTGGACACTTGGTGTGAGCTGGGCCCCTTAGATGCATTGGTTCCAACAGATGGAGACAGGCCGCACTTTTTGGTGGCTGAGTTTTTGGGGCGGGAAGGATGGAATAGGGACCGACTACTTTGCTGGCTCCCGGGTAATTTGGTGGAGGTCATAGTGGAGACTCCATTCGACTTGGATGGGCATGATCAAATCCTGTGGGCGAAGTCGGCGACCGGATTTTTTTCTTTAAGCATGGCTTGGGAGCTGTGCCGGCAACGTCGGGATGGTTTATCTTTGGCTGGGATGATTTGGAATAAAGGTAcacctttgaaaatttcattttttgcttGGCGGCTGATGAACAATTTTGTGGCCTTGGATTCGGTGATGCGTAGAAGAGGGCTGCCCGTGGTGTCCAGGTGCTCCTGCTGCCTGGAGGAGGCAGAAACCTTACCACATCTCTTCGTCAATGGTTCGGTGGCAAGAGAGGTTTGGGGACATTTTGCAGGTATGTTTGGCATTCTTCACTTGCCGTCGGATGATATTAAGCTCTTATGGAGGGAATGGGCCACATCGCTGATACGCATCTCCGCTCATCATATTCGGTGTGTACTCCCGCTGGTGGTAACATGGTTCATATGGCAGGGAAGGAATAAGGCGAGGTTTGAAGGACAGGCGTTCTCAGCTCGGAAGGTCATTATTGAGGTGAGCAATTTCTTGCATGACTTGGGAAGAGCAAAAAAGATGGACAAGACACAGTTCAACGGCGACCGGGACTGTGTATGGGCACGCTTCGCTTCCGACGGAACTCGAAAACGACGTCCAGTGGTGGTTGCCTGGGAAAGGCCACCGCCCCTGCGGTACAAATTAAACACGGATGCTAGTGTGGTCAACGGGAGGGCAAGTGGAGGAGGAGTGCTCCGGGATTCTTTTGGTAGGGTTATCCTGGCATTCTACAAGGAGTTTGGGGAAAAACGAGTTCTGCAGGCAGAGGCTCTAGCAGTATTAGAGGGGCTCCTTTTATGTGCGGCAAAGGGGTTACGTGGGATTCTAGTAGAGGTGGACTCGGCGGTACTCGTATCGTTAGTCAACTCTTCGGCTCAGGGAGGTTGGTTGTTATGTAATGTCCTGCGGCGGATTCGGCGTCTTTTGGATCAAGTGGCTATGTCTTTTACACACATATTCCGAGAAGCAAATGGGGTGGCAGATAGGCTAGCTGCTCTACAAGGGGGTACCACGCAAGTTTTTGAGTCGCATCTCCAGCTTCCTAGGGAGGTGCGAGGTTGTATTGCTATGGATGCTGCCCAAATCCCGTCTTTTAGACTAGTGGCTCAGTAG